The segment GCCATGGGTTTCCCAAAATGATTGAAAGCATTGATTACACACATTGGAAATGGAAAAATTGTCCAGTAGCATGGAAATGCCAATATACAAGTGGTCATCACGGATCGCCTTCGTTGGTTTTAGAGGTTGTTGCTTCTCAAGATTTATGGATTTTCCATGCATTTTTTGGGGTTGCGGGTTCCAACAACGACGTTAACGTTCTTGATCAGTCGCCAATATTCAACGATATTTTGAATGGAAAGGCCCCGGATTCTCCTTTCACAGAGAATGAAAACGAATACACCTATGGATATTACCTTACAGATGGAATGTATCCTCAGTATTACACATTCGTGAAGGCATTCCTACACCCGTTAGAAGGAAATTTTTTTTCAAGAGAAGACAAGAAGGAGCACATAAGGATGTGAAACGTGCTTTTGGAGTGCTAAAGGCGAAGTGGCACATAGTTGAACATGTGGCACAACCATTGGACTTAGAAACTCTACGATatatcatgtatgcatgtatcacAATGCATAACATGGTAGTAGAAGATAAAGGACGAAATATTGCACACTATATCCCAACGGAGCCGAGACATGTTTAATTTCAATCAGGAACAGAAATACAATCAACTTTGAGAGGATTTGGCGGATTTTATCTTTCACGGTAACGATAACGAATAGCGTTGTTTaggaaaaataattttttttactgtaatggttttttttttcaattggaATGTGATGTGTGATTTAAAAGctatgttatttttttaaaacattatgttttgtttatatattatgttttatttaagatatatttgttttaataaaaaaagaaacTCGAAAAAAAGAAATTATGAAATGGAAACAAGTTGGTGTTATAACATGCTTTCAACATGGTAACCATTTCCCCACTTGGTGTTATAATATCATTACTTATGTGGCATGTGAGGTGGCACCAATTTGGTTTTATGACTAGTTTCCCACACCTAATGGTCTAAGTCTATATTCTTTATTGTAAAGTTAATATGTAAAAATGATTTCAAAATATCAataattttatttcattcaaaattaATGATAAAATTATCATGTTGtacaataaaatataaaatttaatagattggaaaaaataaaaaacaatatatatatatatatatatatatatatatatatatatatatatatatatatagggggtggggggagagagagagagagagagagagagagagagagagagagatgaaggtTCACTTGAAATGCATAATAAAAAAGACACGAATTAACAGTTcagcataagtgtatagataatGGAGTAGCATAAAATTTGTATAAGCATGTACATGCTTCTTataatactctctctctctctctctcaatctaaACTAATCATCTATACAAAATATGGGAGCTCTCTCAACCTACAATGTATactaaactaatatatatatatatatatatatatatatatatatatatatatatatatatatatatatatatatatatatatataggcaaaCTCAACCCATAAGGTCTTCTACATGAGAAGTCTTCCACCTTCTCTAAGACCTTCACAATCACCTTATACATCAAAATAAGGGAAAGCTTTCTAAGTCAACATCCCATGGAGATCTTTGGAACACAACATTAGGGTTAGGTGTAGAGGTGTGTGGGTCTAAATATGAGCGGTGGGCCATGGACAAAGACAAGGATAAGATACAAGGACAAAACTATCAATTTGAAATGTGGTAAATATCCTTGACCTAAACAGACAATTGATCGGATGGTCACTACCATAGTTAATGTGCACATGTGTGTGCAATCATGAGCCCTTAAAGCTTATAAGAACAAATTCATTACTACCAACATTACCAATCAAATTGAAACTAGTCCTACCATTCCATTCAAGGCACTGTATGTGGATCTCATCTAGAAATACAAGATGAAAATGTCAAGAATGAAGGTACATCAGGCAAAGAAGTTGGCTTAAAAGCATGTATTAGGGGTTTATGCCAACAATATGGAATTTTGAGGGACTATGCACTAGAGTTTATGGAACAAAACCCATATACTAATATCAAAATTGATTGTTATGGAAAGCCAAATCCAGAATCGGAAACAAGGATGTTTAGGAGAATTTTCATTTGTTTAGGTGCATTGAAGCTAGGTTTTAAGGCTAGTCAAATGGATTTCATAGGTTGGGATGGTACTTAGTTGAAAGGACCCTATCCagggaaaattttgacagttgTTAGGGTAGATTCCCATAATGGGGTATACCCCCATTACATACCCAATTGTTGAAAATGAAACCACACAATCATGCACATGTTTTTtataacaacttggtgatgatCTCGATCTTTATGCTAATTCAAACTTCACTTTCATTTCGGATAAGCAGTAAGTACATATTATaacaactttttattttttttcttatttagtgAACTAACTTTTGAAATAATTAGGGCATCATTCTTGCAATTTCCAAACCTTTCCCTCAAGTTGATCATATGTTCTATTTgacacattaatgaaaatatgAAGTGACGATGGAAGGATAAAGAGCTAATTGATTATGTGTGGAACTGTCCAACTACTACTACTTTGAGGCATTTTGAGAAATCTTTGGAAGAGATGAAAATTTTCTATGTCAAAACTCATGATTGGCTGCTAAAGATTCATCTATCTTAATGGGCAATATATTATTTCTCAAGAAAAATATTACATTCTTCATTGAACTTTATATTGTATTGTTATTATTTGGTTTCATTCTTATTGTATTATGTAAATTAACACAGAGCGCACATACTAACATGTTGTTAAATAACCTGTGTGAGGTTCTAAACTCAAATTTGAAATATGGTAAGGAAAACCATTCAtatattgtttggagttcattaTAGAGTATTTGACGAAGAGAATTTGCAATGTTTAAAGAGAGATTGATAgatgttgttggattaatgtctaagtccataactataatgggtaagacttgacccgacccggcatggtccatttgggttgcatggcatcatgcatttggatagactaaaatgagagaaataacacttaaggtttgttaatatattataagttctaatatattaataaggttatttaattagtattgatcaagaattaatttggaattaattaagtgatcaaaaggagactaattaaatatatgggttgattgtgtaaatcattcattcttatatatgtgggcttgtgatccaagattccttatgttggactaagtccatggggtaacccatggatgctccattgaggttaaaatccatggagcataaggaatgggtaaagtcatgagttacatggtgtaaccctaatagccaccatataaaagaatcccatggctcaagaaatcgtgcactatgtgtgagtgtgagggctagacgatttcaaggagtgttcaagtttctctcaagttattccaagtgtatttggtgttgtgtgagccatttgaggtgtcacacttggggcactaggcactcaagcttcatgaagactttctacatcaaagaggtatgtgttctatcttgttatattcattgttttgtatgctagattaggataataccttggaagttcatatttgcatgtataatagagaaaacatagatccaaggtatttagggttgcatgtacacttaggagtgttagaatgctcaaaacccaacagtggtatcagagccacgggttgttttctgttatattgatgcaaatattttattttcaaagttgaaaaaaaaaggaaaaaaacatgaagtttgtcaaattttaagataattacttgttcttgtgaaaaactaattatttgtaaaatttgataatttgctttatgagttgaattaggtgaaatttaataaaatataaaatgatatgattattttatttgttttaaaagtttgatctaaagagttttatttttttttagaccTCCATAAGTtatttgatctaaagagttttattttttgaaacctccataagttatggatatgaaaaggttttaaaaaaaattgattcaaagtttttatggagttacaaaatttggtgttaatgttttaaaggattccataacataagaataagttatggatcaccaaaagttttttgtgttaccttgttttatgagtgaatttagattaatgaataaaattatgtgatagttggttttaatccaaattaatctaaaagaagttcataaaatgtgtttatgtaatagTCAACTTCATGTTTACCTAAGGTAAagagatcggccatagtcaactcggttgaccaaatggtaaagagagaggctaagtctgagatagtctcattatcaagggtccattgccaaaggaaggggcattaattgcgaagctgccaaatttacctaaggatgttaaagtcaataagtttgactctactttaggtaaagtccactatctaactctgctaaatttctattctaagattcttgatacatgatgtgactgggtcacatgttgatgttttaagaatcaaagaaaagtgaagaaacttaaagaaagaatatgttgaatctgatcgcgtagatggatttatatcgcatagtttgaagattggattcttgagctacctcttaggagttatgagatattgccaaCATTGCTTagcaatagataacaacaagttttcatatggattgtaatgACAAGTTCTTCtgcaaagttttttaaaataaaaggaaaattttgattttatttattttaaaatatccttacaatggcatctgtggaaatttttgttgcttataagattccattaagagcaagggtggaaatatgaatttgattctttcatttgtggtagtgtctagatctaccaaataaggaaagattctcatcacccaagtttaaattggaccggaacttggaatcatgcaagttgtatagcatgatgaatgagaactttcaagaattggaaaattaagactaattacttgttcacatggatgtgtgagtcaagtgaaggactaagggatcgagtacacattcttgtgcattggtcaagtccaccacaaaagatcaataagactattcgtcatagtttactaaagctcagtaaatatgattatacttacaagcttaagtgtaactctgagacattggaaaaggttccaatgtaaggcaaagtgaataagaagaatcaacttaggcagaaagataaaagtttcacaaatctgaaaagatgggagagtactttagtatcagtttgtgatcattttaatgattaagaaaccatagcacaattatttctctaagggaatcttagtgcattcttatgactaagaagaggaatcttgaattgttgaaatggttaaatcaagaagatgagtcatacttcgttccaatataagtcttagagtcatattccaagattgtaacttgagtgacatgtcttagagaaggtttaaaacacttgtcagatgtaagagtaaaagttttctactcttgtacatttgaaattggtaagttgtgatgttttggataaaacaaagaccaactaaggctaattgtgtgaagtgtttttcttgattagaatccacactatctcttgaatatctgacaagagagtcttatatgtcaagaggacagtgggagtcttaaaggtcttgaaagtctcaagaactaatcaagaatgaaaCCTGAAGTtcctcactagcacacgacttgaggttcataacctatcgtgatgacatattttgtgcccattccaattaaagttgtctttgcatatgagttcttagagttctcaattggttgcacaaaaacttggaagcaatggcaggcccttgagatgccaggtggcaagaaattaagattgagttcagtccatatgagtttggatttgtcattatccttgtctcatgactatggttttgacaattcacatggataagaatacatacaccattaaatctaagggtcataaggtttctctccgattcatgaaaatgatggtgaggaaacacttccactaagtagatttgaagtagatagcaattgtgatatttgcattctcaaagtcgttagtggagcgtgtgtggttaaccggcacactaacctggacttgtgagaagtggcaaaaaggtctaaaccgttatgattacggcatccctcttcataattgtttagacacacctacgagctatctaagggaaggtgtatgattttgataaagttttatcaaaacaatctagtatcagaaatctgaacttcggtaagaaagtcagttgatttctaagtacatgtcaaagttagtgggagcataagtgtcatgctaataatcatcatgttagtgggagcatgataattatgataaagattgcaagttagcaatgttaattatagaaaacaaaagtttcaattgggaaagagttgtttagctataattaagggagaggaaattatacttcatctcaaatctaaacgcttagattgaggttttaatcgtatttagtcaaggatatatatatgaatttcatgttggaatggctcaacataaggaaattctgtatatgggtccattatttgcgttctaaaattcgattatgattacgacatcccttttcataatctgaattatgagaacttggcaaatagaaatggaaatgttatagcaaaagaatggtttagtctttatgtgagacatcatgaatcgtgtcccatatgcttccgctataggatcgattacatgtgatatattcatcctttctaaaattttccaaatgcctagggcattaagaagggaaagggtgtagaattggatatgactaaaaggattaaacaattgtcgaggacaatctaaggtttaccaaagattggttgctcaaggacagttggaagtatagtgataattctggaaggaccatattgacataatctgtaaggaggcaactcttgttcagaagtgatagtcaaaatggaatctggaaatgtttcaaagttagaattatTCAGTCTGTGTaggattaggaaacttaatgcaagaaggatatttccaaggagttgatctcctttggaataccctgtaatgattgttgtcaagtctttctgactttgtgcataatcattacaagaggatcaatgcatataagtttagaatctaacagattttagtaaatggcataaatttggaattcttgcattttcagtaaggatttgggactgtgaaaagaggatcattggagttatgttcagttgatctatttcacaaagtaaatatcataggaaaacatagtatgcatacttggtgtgtggcatgactagtgtttagaaaacatagtgtgcatgcttggagcatgggacaactattgttttaaattcaataataaagttgatagctgaaacagtatacaatgaataatgtgtaatcatatggtgataaataaaaggtgttttatttatgttcataggttttgataccatattggattcaattattcttgtgtttcattttgcatgttttgacttccagaataaactaggctattcttccggaatgactaagttattcaaaccatccacagtcggtcatatgttggaagtagatatgaattaagactatcatgggttggcttgtagaggtctaagatgttggacaaagggctacaacactcatgagtgctcataagttctgagtattggattcaacccgcgctcattggaatcacttcatggattttatcacgcgtgatcatgagacgataatatcttatattcttcaaacctagagatatgagttgttactatgagttggttgtacattgattgcacgaaaacacattggtaactcgatgttataaaacgtgcctttgtgtatgattcaacaagtagtagagcaagccatatgagtcgaagtttatccattccttttaccttcgggataaaagcgatatctgtggggccctcgatgatttgatgatgacaaatggaagtgctcggccgggccaggactgatttgatttgttcaattagtcagtcatcataaatcggaaatcgggaaacaacaaatagacagagagaatgattataatccatgtctcggtccatatgatatctagaatggaggaatatatgatcccttatctaatggacaagtcattgacaaaggtcagagttcatctacaaggtcagagttcgatagaagcttttgagagctacgattgccagtcagttcttgaagttatacgcaataatagttttagacttatccaagtgggagactgttggattaatgtctaagtccataactataattggtaagacttgacccgacccggcatggtccatttggattgcatggcatcatgcatttggatagactaaaatgagagaaataaaacttaaggtttgttaatatattataagttctaatatattaataaggttatttaattagtattgatcaagaattaatttggaattaattaagtgatcaaaaggagactattaaatatatgggttgattgtgtaaatcattcattcttatatatgtgggcttgtgatccaagattccttatgttggactaagtccatggggtaacccatggatgctccatggaggttaaaatccatggagcataaggaatgggtaaagttatgagttacatggtgtaaccctaatagccaccatataaaagaatcccatggctcaagaaatcgtgcactatgtgtgagtgtgagggctagacgatttcaaggagtgttcaagtttctctcaagttattccaagtgtatttggtgttgtgtgagccatttgaggtgtcacacttggggcactaggcactcaagcttcatgaagactttctaaatcaaagaggtatgtgttctatcttgttatattcattgttttgtatgctagattaggataataccttggaagttcatatttgcatgtataatagagaaaacatagatccaaggtatttagggttgcatgtacacttaggagtgttagaatgctcaaaacccaacaattgtgACAACCCATAAATTCCAATCTTGTAAAGTCAATCCAATCAACCAAAAGTCAGACTTATTTTTATTGCCTTTtagccttgttaagggtcatCCTAATGAGTTCTAAGCCTATTACACTTAAGGATTGAGTGTTTTGAAGTATTAGCTCGAGATCAAAAGGTTGCACCCGAACCAGAAACCCATCACATGaggttcacggccataaactctgttcacgaccgtgaacactCTTCTGGCCGTGAACCACCCTCCATTTATAAGAGATTGCTTCATTTTTATCTTCATTTCTCCAAACTCCAGTCGTGAACtaccaattctctctcaagtatcatcaagtgaAGGCTCACTTTTCACTCCCAAAACGTAAGCATCTGATCCCTTACTTGGTCATGCTTAGGTACCCCTTTGTTCTAGCATTGATTTATCACTCTTTGTCACCATCTTCAAGATCTTcaggggtttacggtcgtaaacccttcataagggtcgtaaacccttcataggatcttgggccgtaaaccctcccaAGGTCGTGAACTCCTAAAGTTTGGTCGTGAACTCCTTGtgatcaatcacatatgattctaacaCTCCATTGAGAGTGTTTCCTAGTTCCTAAGGTTGTTTCCCTTACTtgttagttgttatatacactaattatatacatatatgtatcaatatatgtcGCTTAGGACTCATTTGTGCCTCGGgacttcattcatggaacttctcatccttactcgAATCTTCAAGTTGAgttacccacataaggtgagttcatacccctataatcaatcttttaaatgttttaaatgcttttaagggagaataaaagttgaacacaatgatattgTGTAAATATTTACCTATGATAACCATCACattaaaggatttcttatgcttttgtAAGTGATCAAATCTATCCAACAACTCTTTAAAAAAGATGTTAGTTTATTGTTCataaaactccattttaaggtacATGCTTAACTCAGTAGATAATTGAGTCTTTTCTTCAAGTCAGTAACAGTTCAAACAAGcatactaataaactataataggtatagtttaggggtcagttcatactataacaagaatagGAAGGAACATACTATATTCTAGAACAGAAGAACAAATCATGATTCACGAACTTATACTTTACACTCCCAGTAACCTAGGAAGGGAATGTATCATTAACTCATTGTTtataacaaaatatgataatataaaaggtataaggatatatatgtggtacatctacaaagtaccagattatatatggggtacatctacaaagtaccggagttatatatggggtacatctacaaagtactGGGCGTTATTTATAAagggtacatctacaaagtaccggacaataataaatataacatattaatatatacAAAACTCACAACAGTATCGACTAAGGCGTTTAGAGTACAGgatttcattacttctagtagtcTTCCTAACAAATAGAACAACGCCACATAACTTCCTAGTAACATGAACATTCAGTTAgaagggggcctataatgctaactttatgattccttggtagatacatcagggatatatattaatcgggtccGACAGACAGTAGGAAGTGTGCtttct is part of the Lactuca sativa cultivar Salinas chromosome 7, Lsat_Salinas_v11, whole genome shotgun sequence genome and harbors:
- the LOC111885062 gene encoding uncharacterized protein LOC111885062, encoding MAIGESPDTMDDYMRMSERTTRESSYTLSRGVVETFGDVYLRKPSLHDLQELYVVHEECHGFPKMIESIDYTHWKWKNCPVAWKCQYTSGHHGSPSLVLEVVASQDLWIFHAFFGVAGSNNDVNVLDQSPIFNDILNGKAPDSPFTENENEYTYGYYLTDGMYPQYYTFVKAFLHPLEGNFFSREDKKEHIRM